GGCCAATGGCAGAGCAGATCTTGTGGCTCTGGGAAAAGAGCAGTTCCGAAACCCGAACTGGGTAATTCATACAGCATGGCAGATGGATCAACCCTATGAGTGGCCGGACATCTATCATGAGGCCTATGGCAGAAAATATTAGCTTGTACGGTGTGGGTAACCCGGATAGAGGGTCAGGATGAGGCAAAAACTCCAAGGTGGCATGATTCGAAATATTCTCATGTCGGTTTATTTCCCGACAGTAGCTGTTACGCTTGCATTGACCATATGCGCTGTATTCATCGCGTTGCTTGGATTTGACTGGCGTTTGGCTTACCTGAGCCTGCTGGAAGGTTCGTTTGGAAATACGAACGCCCTGTCGGAAACATTCATCAAGGCCACACCACTGATCTTTACCGGGCTTTCTTTTGCAATTGCACGGCGTTGCGGTTTGGTGAACCTGGGAGCCGAGGGTCAATTATTCATAGGAGGACTTTTTTCAACCTTTGTGGGAGTTTCTTTTAATGAACTTCCACCGTTAATTCACCTGCCCCTTGCCTTGCTCGCCGGTGCCGTGGGCGGAGGATTATGGGGATTGCTTACCGCTTCTCTCAAGAACCGCTTTGGCGCAAGTGAATTGATCACTTGCATCATGCTAAACTATGTCGCCACCTACCTGGTGGCCTTTTTTGTCACGGGACCGCTGAAGGAAGCGGGCAGCGCGTTCCCACAATCTGCAATGGTGGCTGAATCAGCAAGGCTCCCCCGAATAATCGAAGGCACTCGTTTGCATGCGGGAATTATCCTGGCACTCTTGTGTGTTTTGTTTTACTACATGTTTCTATGGCGAACGGCCAGAGGATATGAAATACGACTGGTGGGACACAACTCCGATGCGGCGCAGTATGCCGGCATGAAAGTTAAGAAGAACGCCCTGCTTTCCATGACCATCGCAGGTGCTTTTGCGGGACTGGCAGGCAGCTGTGAGATATTGGGAATTCAATTGCGCCTGTTCCAGAACTTCTCGCAAAACTATGGGTTTGATGGTGTTTCCGTAGCCCTACTTGGTAACAATACCCCGACAGGTATTCTATTCTCGGGCATTTTGTTTGGTGCAATTAAAAGCGGTACCAACAAAATGCAGATGGCCGCGCATGTGCCCTCCGCTATGGTACAGATTATTCAGGCGTTGATTATTTTACTTGTAGTGGGTCGGGAAATGTTTAATGTTTTCAAAAGAAAAATGAAAATTCAGAAACCTTGTCCGTGAAAGCAGAGGGATCAAGCTCATGAGTATCATGGGAGAAATCATTAACTTTTTATCATCCGATTTGCGGACGGCAACCCCCATCATGATTTGCGGGCTGGGGCTAGTGTTCAGCGCACGCAGCGGCGTTGTTAACATTGGCGCTGAAGGCATGATGCTGACCGGGGCCTTGATGGGAGTTGTCGGCTCCTACTTCTTCGGCAATGTCTGGATGGGAGTGCTTACAGCGATGGTGAGTGCCCTGCTGATGGCACTAGTATTCGCATATTTTACCATACACGTCAAAGCGGATCAGACGGTGGTCGGCATTGCCATCAATACCTTGGGCCTAGGAATTACGACCACCCTGTCTCGTGTGATTTTTGGTCTGAACACCGCACGACCCAAAATCGATTCTTTTGGCTTGTTGAAAGTGCCCCTTCTCTCCAAAATTCCTATCCTGGGGTCGGTCTTGTTCAACCAGA
This DNA window, taken from Candidatus Hydrogenedentota bacterium, encodes the following:
- a CDS encoding ABC transporter permease, producing the protein MSVYFPTVAVTLALTICAVFIALLGFDWRLAYLSLLEGSFGNTNALSETFIKATPLIFTGLSFAIARRCGLVNLGAEGQLFIGGLFSTFVGVSFNELPPLIHLPLALLAGAVGGGLWGLLTASLKNRFGASELITCIMLNYVATYLVAFFVTGPLKEAGSAFPQSAMVAESARLPRIIEGTRLHAGIILALLCVLFYYMFLWRTARGYEIRLVGHNSDAAQYAGMKVKKNALLSMTIAGAFAGLAGSCEILGIQLRLFQNFSQNYGFDGVSVALLGNNTPTGILFSGILFGAIKSGTNKMQMAAHVPSAMVQIIQALIILLVVGREMFNVFKRKMKIQKPCP